The Punica granatum isolate Tunisia-2019 chromosome 4, ASM765513v2, whole genome shotgun sequence sequence cagaatttcaaaaaatgcacaaaACTTGGAGTAATAAATTTCCCTTATCTACATAATATGCGATTCCTTATGGCAAATGGTATAGGTTCTTATTCCAGGGTCTAGGAAGATTGGGATCCTTCAAGATGCAACAAAAGATCCAATCCATGTTTCGTTATCAGGAATTGACATTATTAAGAAACACATATAGTAAGAAAGCAGGTTCTCATCATCAAGgttaaaaaaaacaagagcCAATTAAATGTGCTACAACTTCATTGCTCACATATACCTCTTTGCTGACAAGCTGCAAGAACTCTTCGCGCTCTCGACTTACTGACTGCAAGAATTAGCCCGAAAATTTCAAGAACTAAggaaatgaaattttgaaaggatatatctaaaaagtaaaatgggACCTAGATTAAATTATAAGAACTTTTTTTATCCTTACAGATGCTGATGCTAAGACGGCCAGTGCACGGCTCAACTGACAGAGATCCTCACGCTTTTCCATTGTTCTTGCTCTAGCTTGTTCTTGTGCTTCCCTTGCAGTTGAAAAGACCGTCTCTTTCAGGGCAATGTCTTCTTGACTAATTTGAGATTCCTTCAGCCTAGCCCTCTCTTCTTCCTgtttctcttcctcctcctgcaATTTCAgtgtaaaataaataaaaaagatcaCAGACAAGCAGCTTCGCTTCAATTTTTCCGGCCAGCTACTCAAGCTAGAAACTGATCAGATACAAGGCCAGTTTTATCATGCAGACCAACTAAACCAAAATTCCTTTAGTATGCTGAATCTGCCTTTTCAATTCATATAACATAATGATTGTAATGAAAAACAAGCTAATGATATCTCTATACAGTGCCACGGGCCCACAAATCAGTTCTAAAACCACCATCACAGCGACAACTAGCAAGAGCTTTTTGACGAAATAGTCACAAGAGGACATAGGAAAGAAAACCTTGATAAGTTCTTCCTGCATCGCCAGGTACTCCAATCTTCTCCTTCTATGAGAGACAGAATCTTCAGATGGCAAAGAGGTGATACCAACAGTGTCCACAACCTCATCAGGAAGTGAAGAGAGCGTGGCTCCAACAACTTCCTCTGGTTTCAGCTTTCCAGACACAGTGAAGGCCCTGCATTTAAAAGATCAGGGCAATAATTAGCATTCTTTTATTAACTCATTCTGCTTGAACGGGCACACAAGATTAACAGTTGCATTATTACCTGGAAAGGATCAAAAGAGAAGATGGTACAGAGTGATTAAGAGACAGATCCAACCAATCACGAAGCTGCAGGAAGAAGATTAGAGTTATCAttaaacaagaaaatcaaattgcTATAGATGAGAGAAGATTTTTGTCATCaaccaaaatgaaaattttgaattaaaaatatatgacaAGATAAAAGAGACAGCACTGAAGTTAATAAGAGACAGCAGATTCTCCATTCTGAAAGAGAACAATTCTCGACCAGCAAGGAGCTAAAAGAAGGGACAAGGAAACTACAGGCTATAAGACAGCTATTGAGGTTCGCATTTGCATGGCAATTTTTCTgacaaatatatgtatttccctttttatttttccttttatttccacatgCACTTAAATTGATGCATACTACAGCTGAAGACAAGAAGAATTTTAAGAGATCAACCAGCACAAAATTATAAACTCCATGCAATTAATTACTCTATAACAAGTGATATATTATAGCATCTAGCTTTCCCACCAAAAAAGATGCAACTATAAGCATAATTTCTCTTTGCtcagataaaaataataagtcTACATATTCTCCACAAATTGACCTCTTTCACTGGCGAAGGTGAAAATTTCAGGTGTACCTGTTGGCGCATTTCTTCGACCGAAAGTAGTCCAAGCATACCTCGTTCTCTGCAATCTTCGCGAAGTTCATCTTCTGATAGCGATTCCACACCCTCTGCTTGTATTAATCTATCATCTTCTTTAATCCTGATTGAAAACCAGAAAATTAATCACCTAATGGTATAAGCCTCATATAAGTCAGAAGGCTCAATGATTCATCATGAAGTATCCAACATAATTCTAAATTGCTTGCTAAGCCTGATCAAACTAATGCTGAAACCAACACAAAGTGCCCCCAAGAAGTCAAGAAGAACCTGATCAAAGTAATGGTATGCACTTGAGTAGTAGAGATGTCACCTTTGAAGCCTTCTACGCAGCATGTAGCGCAAATATGCATCTGTTCCAAATGGGCTGATTCCCATATATTTACACATACTGACTAGCCTAGATCTGCAGGAGACAAGATATCAACACAGGCAGGGATTGATATATGaccaaaaaaaagggaaacatgTGAAAAGAAGAACCTGCTAATGTTATCGAGCGTAAGTTCATCATTGAACAACTTTGCAAAACCCaaaatttcttcatttgaCACACGTGCACCTCTTCTGACCTGAGCATGAATAAATTAATGCtgttattaatataatatccACAGACCACAACCTGCTGAGCTTAGGATATGGTATGTCTTTACCTTgttcaaaaattcatcaagATCTTCTGCTGTCTTCTTGATTTCACCACTTCGCGAGTTTTGAATCTCTCTAGCCATTTCCCTGACAGTATCTTGCAAAAACTTTGCATATTCAATTCTAGCATTTAGCCTCCGTTTCAATGCCTCCTGCAAATTGGAAAATTGAGATGAAATTAACAGAAACAGTAGCGGAAAAAGAACATCCCAAACAAAAGTGGTAGTTTTTCACATTTACATGAAAAAGCAGTACAAAGGCATTGATATGTACAGCGTCACATGGGTAATGAACAAGgatttaagaaattaaaacctagcagaaaaggaaaaaagaaactcaCCTGTTCTTTCATCTTGTCTTGAAAAGTTGAAGGCAACATATCGGGGAACAATTTCAGAAATACAGGCAGCAGAAATTCCATGAACGGAACAATTATAAACACCGCAAAGGGCACAAGCCTAAAAATATCAGCTGTCGTTCGAGTAAGCTGCTGTCTTTCTCTTCTGGATAGACTCTTCCCATCTGCAAGTTTCAAAAGCAATCTCGAGCTAATCCTCACATCAGCCCACAACAACTTGGTGCCCATCCAATAGTGTTGCATCGTCGACAAAAATTCTGCTTTCCAATGAGCTAGCTTCTTAGACCAGTCCTCCCTGCACATGATGACGATCAATAGCATAGAAAAAACACGCAGCATCCTCACAAAGAAAAACATTTGAAACAGAATTTAGATATTCACGAGAAAGAGCCTACCTGCTCATGGAGGCCACAGCTCTTAAAGCAGGACCAATTCCCAAAAGTGTGGTCCACACTCTATGAAGAACGGAACTCACCATTCTTTGTGAACTTGGTAGCTGTTTGGCCTTTGCCTTTGCTCTCGCAGAACTCAAACCAGCAACAGCTTGATCACAATCTTCTGGAGatgcttcttttctctttttggcaATTGCTTCTTCGTTTTCTTCATCATCGCTACCCAGTTCCTGCTGCTTAGCTGCAGCTGTGGAAGCATTGCGAATTGGATGCAACATCCACCTCTTCCATGGAGAAGACATGTTAACATTAATTCCAGTCTCAGACAGGGGGATTCCCCAACTTTGCAAAAAATGCCCATATCTGGGAAAGCTGACCAATATGTCTTTTGCTGCTAAGGTAGCAACCACATTAGTACTGCAACTAGGATCTGCTGATAGAGTCTCCACATTGGAGCTGCAATGCTCGGAATCCAAATCTCTGCAGGCCTGTCCTCGTAAAAGGCTTTGAACAGATTGAATTGAGCGAGGAGAAGTATTTAGATGATTAGAAATGAGACTCCTCCTCCTTAAAATTGCCCTGGAAGCCATTGTGATAAAGAGCACTGAAACACTATGAAGTGATTGACATTCAGAATTCCCCAAAGGACTGCCCGAGATTAATCTGCAACGATTCAAAAAATACTAGTCAACCGAAATGGTGGccgaagagaaaagaagcacTGGACAGGCTTCATCGTCACCACAGCTCGGAGCTCtgaaaaccaaaaaaagaaaaaagaaaaaagagcacCGCAATATGTACGTGGATTCATAAATCTATACGTACTCTATCCTAATTTCTGTATATACCATTTTATCAAGTTTGAAATTGCTAATAGAATGAAAATAAACTGCCCCGAAAAGattgaaagagaaagaacCGGTCCCTATCACATCATGAGCTAAGACGATAACTTGCGAGCTGAACATTCACAGATTGAGAATCATGAGCTAAAACTTATCAAATCAACCGCCGAAGAGAGGAACGGAGCTCTCTCGCTGTCATCATGCCACACGAAATCGACTCAGAGCTCGAAACTTGTCAAACAAAATACGAATTCCAGAAAGCTCAATCGAAATCCAAATTCGTGATGGTCAAATGAAGCCGAAGCCTTCGACGAAATGACGAATAAAACTGAAACCAGCCGACTGACGGAATCAAGCCAATCAAACACACGAGGAGAACAATCCGAGCAGCTCATCGGTAATGGCAGTGCGTGCTTCGAGCAAACTTACGCAATCAGCAGGATGGATTATGACTGACAGTCACCGAAGCAACCGCGAGCTCGAAGGAAGCAAGAGAGAAGACGAGACAGAGTGTTCGGGTCTGAACGGAGCCGGGAAATGCGGGATGGAGGTTTAAGGGAGGGACTAGACGAGCAGTGCTACAGTGCGGCTCAGGTGCACGGAACTGACAGTGGATCCCCCAATCcccattttttatattttattaatgaactcgtaaaatagaaattaaataaaggaaaaaggaaaaagagtgTGCACAGCTTGGGCCCTGTTGCACAGGAtccggcctcctaggacggaCCGGAGACAGCCCAATATGTGGAACGTGCTCAATGTATGATGGGCCCTGTCTGATCTTCCCGATTGTTCTTAGATCGACTTGAAGGGAACTTCGGATTATTGGATCGACTGAAAGTGATTACCAATTCACGAAATGATAGCAATCACGGCCATAGACAGTGCTCGAGTTTAGCCTGGTATAGCTAAGCTCGGGTGCGCATTGCGGTCGA is a genomic window containing:
- the LOC116202553 gene encoding mitochondrial proton/calcium exchanger protein-like isoform X2, giving the protein MASRAILRRRSLISNHLNTSPRSIQSVQSLLRGQACRDLDSEHCSSNVETLSADPSCSTNVVATLAAKDILVSFPRYGHFLQSWGIPLSETGINVNMSSPWKRWMLHPIRNASTAAAKQQELGSDDEENEEAIAKKRKEASPEDCDQAVAGLSSARAKAKAKQLPSSQRMVSSVLHRVWTTLLGIGPALRAVASMSREDWSKKLAHWKAEFLSTMQHYWMGTKLLWADVRISSRLLLKLADGKSLSRRERQQLTRTTADIFRLVPFAVFIIVPFMEFLLPVFLKLFPDMLPSTFQDKMKEQEALKRRLNARIEYAKFLQDTVREMAREIQNSRSGEIKKTAEDLDEFLNKVRRGARVSNEEILGFAKLFNDELTLDNISRSRLVSMCKYMGISPFGTDAYLRYMLRRRLQRIKEDDRLIQAEGVESLSEDELREDCRERGMLGLLSVEEMRQQLRDWLDLSLNHSVPSSLLILSRAFTVSGKLKPEEVVGATLSSLPDEVVDTVGITSLPSEDSVSHRRRRLEYLAMQEELIKEEEEKQEEERARLKESQISQEDIALKETVFSTAREAQEQARARTMEKREDLCQLSRALAVLASASSVSREREEFLQLVSKEIELYNSIVDKEGTDSQRQAIKAYIAARGESDKPAEVSEQDAVSSALIDKVDAMLQNLEKEIDNVDAVIGDRWRLLDRDYDGKVTPEEVAAAALYLKNTLGKDGIQELVSSLSKDRDGKILVKEIVRLGSQTDDADEADECRG
- the LOC116202553 gene encoding mitochondrial proton/calcium exchanger protein-like isoform X1; the protein is MASRAILRRRSLISNHLNTSPRSIQSVQSLLRGQACRDLDSEHCSSNVETLSADPSCSTNVVATLAAKDILVSFPRYGHFLQSWGIPLSETGINVNMSSPWKRWMLHPIRNASTAAAKQQELGSDDEENEEAIAKKRKEASPEDCDQAVAGLSSARAKAKAKQLPSSQRMVSSVLHRVWTTLLGIGPALRAVASMSREDWSKKLAHWKAEFLSTMQHYWMGTKLLWADVRISSRLLLKLADGKSLSRRERQQLTRTTADIFRLVPFAVFIIVPFMEFLLPVFLKLFPDMLPSTFQDKMKEQEALKRRLNARIEYAKFLQDTVREMAREIQNSRSGEIKKTAEDLDEFLNKVRRGARVSNEEILGFAKLFNDELTLDNISRSRLVSMCKYMGISPFGTDAYLRYMLRRRLQRIKEDDRLIQAEGVESLSEDELREDCRERGMLGLLSVEEMRQQLRDWLDLSLNHSVPSSLLILSRAFTVSGKLKPEEVVGATLSSLPDEVVDTVGITSLPSEDSVSHRRRRLEYLAMQEELIKEEEEKQEEERARLKESQISQEDIALKETVFSTAREAQEQARARTMEKREDLCQLSRALAVLASASSVSREREEFLQLVSKEIELYNSIVDKEGTDSQRQAIKAYIAARGESDKPAEVSEQDAVSSALIDKVDAMLQNLEKEIDNVDAVIGDRWRLLDRDYDGKVTPEEVAAAALYLKNTLGKDGIQELVSSLSKDRGNQARSVFLSTWLRLILHAATAQKMFMFSSSGFMY
- the LOC116202553 gene encoding mitochondrial proton/calcium exchanger protein-like isoform X3 — its product is MASRAILRRRSLISNHLNTSPRSIQSVQSLLRGQACRDLDSEHCSSNVETLSADPSCSTNVVATLAAKDILRWMLHPIRNASTAAAKQQELGSDDEENEEAIAKKRKEASPEDCDQAVAGLSSARAKAKAKQLPSSQRMVSSVLHRVWTTLLGIGPALRAVASMSREDWSKKLAHWKAEFLSTMQHYWMGTKLLWADVRISSRLLLKLADGKSLSRRERQQLTRTTADIFRLVPFAVFIIVPFMEFLLPVFLKLFPDMLPSTFQDKMKEQEALKRRLNARIEYAKFLQDTVREMAREIQNSRSGEIKKTAEDLDEFLNKVRRGARVSNEEILGFAKLFNDELTLDNISRSRLVSMCKYMGISPFGTDAYLRYMLRRRLQRIKEDDRLIQAEGVESLSEDELREDCRERGMLGLLSVEEMRQQLRDWLDLSLNHSVPSSLLILSRAFTVSGKLKPEEVVGATLSSLPDEVVDTVGITSLPSEDSVSHRRRRLEYLAMQEELIKEEEEKQEEERARLKESQISQEDIALKETVFSTAREAQEQARARTMEKREDLCQLSRALAVLASASSVSREREEFLQLVSKEIELYNSIVDKEGTDSQRQAIKAYIAARGESDKPAEVSEQDAVSSALIDKVDAMLQNLEKEIDNVDAVIGDRWRLLDRDYDGKVTPEEVAAAALYLKNTLGKDGIQELVSSLSKDRGNQARSVFLSTWLRLILHAATAQKMFMFSSSGFMY